One Methylosarcina fibrata AML-C10 DNA segment encodes these proteins:
- the fabA gene encoding 3-hydroxyacyl-[acyl-carrier-protein] dehydratase FabA yields MEKPHSLTREDLLKSGRGELYGPNNAQLPLPPMLMMDRITLITDEGGLYGKGEIIAELDIHPDLWFFACHFQGDPVMPGCLGLDAMWQLVGFFLCWMGGPGKGRALGVGEVKFTGQVLPTSKKVIYRIHIKRLIMRKLVMGIADATMEVDGKVIYEATDLRVGLFTSTEDF; encoded by the coding sequence ATGGAGAAACCGCATAGTTTAACGCGCGAAGATTTGTTGAAGTCCGGACGGGGGGAGCTTTACGGACCCAATAATGCGCAATTGCCCTTGCCGCCTATGCTGATGATGGATCGTATTACCCTTATTACCGATGAAGGCGGTTTGTACGGTAAGGGCGAGATCATTGCCGAGCTGGACATTCATCCCGATCTGTGGTTTTTTGCCTGCCACTTTCAGGGCGATCCGGTCATGCCGGGCTGTCTGGGCCTGGATGCCATGTGGCAGTTGGTCGGGTTCTTTTTATGCTGGATGGGCGGTCCGGGCAAAGGACGAGCGCTGGGTGTGGGCGAAGTCAAATTTACCGGACAAGTATTGCCGACCTCTAAAAAAGTGATTTACAGAATTCACATCAAAAGATTGATCATGCGCAAGCTGGTAATGGGAATTGCCGACGCTACCATGGAAGTGGACGGAAAAGTGATCTATGAAGCGACGGATCTTAGAGTAGGTCTGTTTACTTCAACAGAAGATTTCTAG
- the fabB gene encoding beta-ketoacyl-ACP synthase I: MRRVVVTGLGIVSSIGNNRHEVVESLKQGRSGIVFSEVYKELGFRSQIHGAIQIDMDQFIDRKIKRFMGDGAAFNYIAMQQAIEDSGLEASEVSNFRSGLVMGSGGPSTSNLVDAADILREKGVKKVGPYMVTRTMSSTNTACLATPFKIKGVNYSISSACATSAHCIGHAMELIQMGKQDVVFAGGGEEVHWTMSVLFDGMGALSSKYNDTPATASRPYDETRDGFVISGGGGVLVMEELEHAKARGAKIYAELTGYGATSDGYDMVQPSGEGAVRCMQQAMATVKGKVDYINAHGTSTPVGDTKELEAVRAVFGQDRMPWVSSTKSLTGHALGAAGVNEAIYSLLMMEENFLSASANITQLDPAAEGIPIVRERQDNVTLNTIMSNSFGFGGTNATLVFERYRG; the protein is encoded by the coding sequence ATGAGAAGAGTAGTTGTCACCGGTTTGGGAATCGTTTCCAGCATCGGAAATAACCGGCATGAAGTAGTCGAGTCGTTAAAACAGGGTCGTTCCGGCATCGTTTTTTCCGAAGTATACAAAGAGTTGGGGTTTCGCAGCCAGATTCACGGCGCGATCCAGATCGACATGGACCAATTCATCGATCGTAAAATCAAACGATTCATGGGCGATGGAGCTGCGTTCAATTATATTGCCATGCAGCAGGCGATCGAGGATTCCGGTCTGGAAGCGTCGGAAGTTTCCAATTTCCGAAGCGGGCTGGTGATGGGGTCCGGCGGGCCTTCCACGTCGAATCTGGTGGATGCGGCCGATATTTTACGCGAGAAAGGCGTGAAAAAAGTCGGGCCGTACATGGTGACCCGGACTATGTCCAGCACCAACACCGCCTGCCTGGCGACGCCGTTTAAAATAAAAGGCGTCAATTATTCGATCAGCTCGGCCTGTGCGACCAGCGCCCATTGCATCGGCCACGCGATGGAACTGATTCAAATGGGCAAACAGGACGTTGTTTTCGCCGGCGGCGGCGAAGAAGTCCATTGGACGATGTCGGTGTTGTTCGACGGCATGGGCGCCTTGTCTTCCAAATACAACGACACGCCGGCGACGGCGTCCAGGCCGTATGACGAAACCCGCGACGGTTTCGTCATTTCCGGCGGCGGCGGCGTGCTGGTCATGGAGGAGCTGGAGCACGCCAAAGCCCGCGGCGCCAAAATCTATGCCGAACTGACCGGCTACGGCGCCACCTCCGACGGTTACGACATGGTGCAGCCGTCGGGCGAAGGCGCGGTGCGCTGCATGCAGCAGGCGATGGCGACGGTGAAAGGCAAAGTCGATTACATCAATGCGCACGGCACCAGTACGCCGGTGGGCGATACCAAGGAGCTCGAAGCCGTGCGCGCGGTGTTCGGCCAGGATCGGATGCCCTGGGTCAGTTCCACCAAATCGCTGACCGGCCATGCTCTGGGCGCCGCCGGTGTAAACGAGGCGATCTATTCCTTGCTGATGATGGAAGAAAACTTTCTCAGCGCCTCGGCCAACATCACACAGCTCGATCCGGCTGCCGAAGGCATACCGATCGTTCGCGAGCGCCAGGACAATGTCACCCTGAACACCATCATGTCGAACAGTTTCGGTTTCGGCGGCACCAACGCCACGCTGGTATTCGAACGTTACCGCGGCTAA
- the ttcA gene encoding tRNA 2-thiocytidine(32) synthetase TtcA codes for MIVSEFKQKTRTQFNKLQKRLRHYVGDAIADYNMIEDGDKVMVCLSGGKDSYTLLDILLNLQKTAPIEFELVAVNLDQKQPGFPEHVLPEYLESLGVPYHIIERDTYSVVKRIIPEGSTTCGLCSRLRRGTLYGYAEENGITKIALGHHRDDILETFFLNIFYGGKLKAMPPKLLSDDKKNIVIRPLAYCREKDIERFAAFKNFPIIPCNLCGSQENLQRKAMKAMLRGWDKQFPGRLETIFTSLKNVAPSQLADNQLFDFAGLRRIPGDLMETEAGKPNRDLLAESVFSL; via the coding sequence TTGATCGTGTCGGAATTCAAACAGAAGACCAGAACCCAGTTCAACAAATTGCAAAAGCGCCTGCGTCATTACGTCGGCGACGCCATCGCCGATTACAACATGATCGAAGACGGCGACAAGGTCATGGTCTGTCTGTCCGGCGGCAAGGATTCCTATACCTTGCTCGACATTCTGCTGAATCTGCAAAAAACCGCGCCGATCGAATTCGAACTGGTCGCCGTCAACCTGGACCAGAAGCAGCCCGGCTTTCCCGAGCATGTCTTGCCCGAGTATCTGGAATCGCTCGGCGTTCCCTACCACATCATCGAACGGGACACCTACAGCGTCGTCAAGCGCATCATACCGGAAGGCAGCACGACCTGCGGCCTGTGTTCCAGATTGCGACGGGGGACTTTGTACGGCTATGCCGAAGAAAACGGCATTACCAAAATTGCCTTGGGCCATCATCGCGACGACATCCTGGAAACGTTCTTTCTGAACATCTTTTACGGAGGCAAGCTTAAGGCGATGCCGCCCAAGCTGCTCAGCGACGACAAAAAGAATATCGTGATTCGGCCGCTGGCTTACTGCCGCGAGAAAGACATCGAACGCTTTGCCGCGTTCAAGAATTTTCCGATCATTCCCTGCAATTTATGCGGCTCCCAGGAGAATCTGCAAAGAAAGGCCATGAAAGCGATGTTGAGAGGCTGGGACAAGCAATTTCCGGGACGGCTGGAAACCATCTTCACCAGTCTCAAGAACGTGGCTCCGTCGCAACTGGCGGACAATCAACTCTTCGATTTTGCCGGGCTCCGGCGAATTCCGGGAGACCTCATGGAAACCGAGGCCGGAAAACCGAACCGGGATTTGTTGGCCGAATCGGTTTTTTCCTTATAG
- a CDS encoding helix-turn-helix transcriptional regulator encodes MAELMDRFERVYQLHTILSGRRIPIAGKDLQERLECSEITVKRLIGVMRNHFDAPIVYDRQLHGYRYDNQNGAHPYELPGLWFNADELWGLLTCHTLLSKLSQGIFGDHVAQLQKRIEKLLGLDNSSARRKLESVKILPLGARQKGADPLFNKIASALFDGRQLHLTYEARSSGKTTERDVSPQTLVYYRDNWYLDAWCHLKNELRTFAVENIHAAIRLDRSAKTFIRAELDAYFSSAYGIFSGTAEHLARLKFTPERTRWIKDEHWHSAQQGRWLVDGSYELTVPFSDHRELLMDILKHGRHVEVLEPEFLRQAVQDEIEAMKKIYQKDETGIIE; translated from the coding sequence ATGGCAGAGCTTATGGACCGCTTCGAACGCGTTTATCAACTGCATACCATCCTGTCCGGCCGGCGCATTCCGATCGCCGGCAAAGACTTACAGGAGCGCCTGGAATGCTCCGAAATTACCGTCAAGCGGCTCATCGGCGTCATGCGCAATCACTTCGACGCACCGATCGTGTATGATCGGCAGTTGCACGGCTACCGCTACGACAATCAAAACGGTGCGCATCCGTATGAACTGCCGGGCCTCTGGTTCAACGCCGACGAACTGTGGGGCCTTCTGACCTGCCATACTCTGCTCAGCAAACTGTCGCAAGGCATCTTCGGCGATCACGTGGCGCAATTGCAAAAGCGCATCGAGAAATTGCTCGGGCTGGACAACAGCAGTGCGCGGCGCAAACTCGAAAGCGTCAAGATTCTGCCCCTGGGAGCCAGGCAGAAGGGCGCCGATCCTTTGTTCAACAAAATCGCTTCCGCGCTGTTCGATGGCCGGCAATTGCATCTGACCTACGAGGCGCGCAGCAGCGGGAAAACGACCGAACGCGACGTATCGCCTCAGACTTTAGTCTATTACCGCGATAATTGGTATCTCGACGCCTGGTGCCACCTGAAAAACGAGCTGCGCACTTTCGCGGTCGAAAACATCCACGCAGCCATCCGCCTGGACCGGTCCGCCAAAACCTTCATCCGTGCCGAACTGGATGCCTATTTCTCCTCCGCTTACGGCATCTTTTCCGGAACAGCCGAGCATCTCGCCAGGCTCAAATTCACCCCCGAACGCACCCGCTGGATCAAGGACGAACACTGGCATTCCGCGCAACAGGGCCGCTGGCTTGTCGACGGCAGCTACGAACTGACCGTCCCCTTCAGCGACCACCGCGAACTGTTGATGGACATCCTCAAACACGGCCGCCACGTCGAAGTCCTCGAACCGGAGTTTTTAAGGCAGGCCGTTCAGGATGAAATCGAGGCGATGAAAAAAATTTACCAAAAAGACGAGACTGGGATCATCGAATGA
- the cas3 gene encoding CRISPR-associated helicase/endonuclease Cas3, which yields MTEETNKEPPLYYRYWGKAKPDAEGAGPAYHLLPFHCLDVAAVADVWLYRSNSLRRRFTDITGLSNERTRAWLLFFIALHDYGKFDLRFQRKAGEAWKRVNPELSAVQAQLRGDEIKNYYHGPAGLYWFCQDLTQRFSFGESDFCFDDNDDWNAWCSWLAPVVGHHGIVPESHIKDTFEYDLCLSDELKTAFKQSRLQWLQMLERLFLQSAGIALSDNPPELKTGNNKQTPATMLAGFCSVCDWLGSSERFDYDDKPYDDFDSLQHWYVKRLTLAETALIDAGIISQIKSYRSVDVLLDHGNKPRQVQCLVDSLSVTPGLTIIEASTGSGKTETALAYAWRHLALGLADSIVFALPTQATANAMLSRLEKAAPLLFANQTNVVLAHGRAKYQQNFIDLMQACQPKTAQGHEEAWVQCGNWLAQSRKRVFLGQIGVCTVDQMLVSVLPVKHKFVRGFGIGRSVLIVDEVHAYDSYMYGLLEAVLEQQRLAGGSAILLSATLPFEQKRQLARAWNCDLPDENNRYPLISHCRDGRAEFFDLSAMPQQQPKPTAVTIELLKRPDLLPDDELFQRLLDAVEQGAQVCLVCNLVAVAQQFYQVLLQRIQQSQTLNEEQILLFHSRFIFADRQKKEQTVLEWFGPDSAERRNTGHLLIATQVVEQSLDLDFDWLITQLCPVDLLFQRMGRLHRHAKNQSRRPVGFTEPVCTVLLPENIDYDLHALIYGNSRVLWRTQQLLEQAEREDGSRLTFPNIYRDWIESVYNEESRDGEPEAVTKSFEAYKDACYTSRMLAKQLINSSMHELSDNDSNVSALTRDGDMNLNILPFYLDAQGRRYLLNGDCLDDLDDSRLAEALNLNTVAVPHSWANRDRLPKTDQDGLIRLQLQQQDAGGFIASHGPDIYHYHADTGLIRIETPKENA from the coding sequence ATGACAGAAGAAACCAACAAAGAACCTCCGCTGTATTATCGCTATTGGGGCAAGGCCAAACCGGATGCAGAAGGCGCAGGACCGGCTTATCATTTGCTGCCGTTTCATTGTCTGGATGTGGCGGCGGTGGCGGATGTCTGGTTATATCGAAGCAACAGTCTGCGCCGCCGTTTCACTGACATAACTGGCTTGAGTAACGAGCGAACCCGAGCCTGGTTATTATTTTTCATCGCATTGCATGATTACGGCAAGTTTGATCTACGTTTTCAACGTAAAGCGGGCGAGGCCTGGAAGAGGGTAAATCCTGAATTATCTGCTGTGCAGGCACAATTACGCGGGGACGAGATTAAAAATTATTATCATGGCCCGGCAGGCTTGTATTGGTTTTGTCAGGATTTAACCCAAAGGTTTTCGTTCGGCGAAAGCGATTTTTGTTTTGACGATAATGACGATTGGAACGCGTGGTGCAGTTGGCTGGCGCCAGTCGTTGGACATCATGGCATTGTCCCGGAGAGCCATATCAAGGATACTTTCGAATACGATTTGTGCTTATCTGACGAGCTAAAAACCGCTTTCAAACAAAGCCGCCTGCAATGGCTGCAAATGTTGGAACGGCTGTTTTTGCAATCTGCCGGGATCGCGTTGAGCGACAACCCGCCGGAACTGAAAACCGGCAATAACAAGCAAACGCCGGCAACCATGCTGGCCGGTTTTTGTTCAGTGTGCGATTGGTTGGGCTCTTCAGAGCGCTTCGATTACGACGACAAGCCCTACGACGATTTTGATTCGCTTCAACACTGGTATGTCAAGCGCCTTACTCTTGCGGAAACGGCATTGATCGATGCGGGTATCATCAGCCAGATCAAGTCGTACCGATCCGTTGATGTCTTGCTTGATCATGGCAACAAACCGCGCCAAGTCCAATGCTTGGTCGATAGTCTGTCGGTAACGCCGGGTTTAACCATCATCGAAGCGTCAACCGGCTCCGGCAAAACCGAAACGGCTTTGGCTTACGCTTGGCGGCATTTGGCGTTGGGATTGGCCGACAGCATCGTGTTTGCCTTACCGACGCAGGCCACGGCGAACGCCATGTTAAGCCGCTTGGAAAAAGCCGCGCCGCTGTTGTTTGCCAACCAGACCAACGTCGTGCTAGCGCACGGGCGTGCCAAATATCAACAAAATTTCATCGACTTAATGCAAGCCTGCCAGCCTAAAACCGCGCAAGGCCATGAAGAAGCCTGGGTGCAATGCGGCAACTGGCTGGCGCAAAGCCGTAAACGGGTGTTTCTCGGCCAAATCGGCGTTTGTACCGTCGATCAGATGCTGGTATCGGTATTGCCGGTCAAACACAAGTTCGTGCGCGGATTCGGGATCGGCCGTAGCGTATTGATTGTCGACGAAGTGCATGCCTACGACAGCTATATGTACGGACTGCTGGAAGCCGTGCTGGAACAACAACGCTTAGCCGGCGGTAGCGCGATTTTGTTGTCGGCAACTTTGCCGTTCGAACAAAAGCGGCAATTGGCAAGAGCCTGGAATTGCGATTTGCCTGACGAAAACAATCGTTATCCGTTGATTAGCCATTGCCGGGACGGCCGCGCCGAATTTTTCGATTTATCAGCTATGCCACAGCAACAACCGAAACCGACAGCAGTTACTATCGAGTTACTGAAACGGCCGGATTTATTGCCGGACGACGAATTGTTCCAGCGTCTGCTAGACGCGGTCGAACAAGGCGCTCAAGTTTGCCTGGTCTGCAATCTGGTTGCCGTGGCTCAGCAGTTTTATCAGGTTCTGCTGCAACGTATTCAACAGTCGCAAACGCTCAACGAAGAGCAAATCTTGCTTTTCCATTCCCGTTTCATTTTTGCTGATCGCCAGAAAAAGGAGCAAACCGTGCTCGAATGGTTTGGGCCGGACTCGGCCGAACGCCGCAATACAGGCCATTTGCTGATTGCCACCCAGGTAGTCGAACAGTCGCTGGATCTCGATTTCGACTGGCTGATTACCCAACTCTGTCCGGTGGATTTGCTGTTTCAACGCATGGGCCGGTTGCATCGTCATGCCAAAAATCAAAGCCGTCGCCCAGTCGGTTTTACCGAACCGGTGTGTACCGTCCTATTGCCGGAGAATATCGATTACGACTTGCATGCTTTGATTTACGGCAACAGCCGGGTACTTTGGCGGACGCAACAACTACTGGAGCAAGCCGAACGCGAAGATGGTTCTCGGTTGACGTTTCCGAATATTTATAGAGACTGGATTGAATCGGTTTATAACGAAGAGTCTCGGGATGGAGAGCCGGAAGCGGTGACAAAAAGCTTTGAAGCTTATAAAGATGCTTGCTATACCAGCCGCATGCTGGCTAAACAACTGATCAACAGTTCGATGCATGAACTGTCCGACAACGATTCTAATGTTTCGGCGCTCACTCGCGATGGAGACATGAATTTGAATATCTTACCCTTCTATCTGGATGCTCAAGGACGACGGTATTTGCTGAATGGCGATTGTTTGGACGATCTCGACGACAGCCGATTAGCCGAAGCGCTGAATCTGAACACCGTCGCCGTACCGCACAGTTGGGCCAATCGCGACCGGCTACCCAAAACCGATCAGGATGGCTTGATCCGCTTGCAATTGCAGCAGCAAGACGCTGGTGGATTTATCGCCAGCCATGGCCCAGACATTTATCACTACCACGCCGATACCGGCCTGATCCGCATCGAAACACCCAAGGAGAACGCATGA
- the casA gene encoding type I-E CRISPR-associated protein Cse1/CasA has product MNLLTDAWIPIQQQGRYQKIGLQQLLCGEAGGELCLPRDDLELACLQLLCAITQVLFTPKDKKELGRFVQQPLAPEIYAEACKDKLDWFDLDHPQTPFMQIRGVSAKEPTPMDKLLAGVADGTNKSFVNPAGLGEALCGGCAAVALFNVANNAPSMGGGFKGSLRGSTPITVLIKGKDLRQTFWLNVLTQESAESVLPWYERTKDQRPNYLDTVKAEEKIPASAIGLTRGLLWQPAHFELLPVEKNATCSCCGCEEPVYRGFKKAKFNYTVEGVWPHPLSSRTFAIKKGEREEKFPSFTTTAPTWTHLSKLVVDQQNDKEGQQAAPVLQQARSFMAAGKIQLIVGGYRNNQATVLERRHELFSLAQGWAEHGLVIHKIIEGGLAYKTALRKALYLFAVGVKDKVHGSGINLCDPVEANYYQQTENLLHQTFAGVDFSEPDSTLQALNRKLKTVIIDLFEQATDPYRQEPKMLKALALARRSLHKSLKDLEPEGAKA; this is encoded by the coding sequence ATGAATCTACTGACCGACGCCTGGATACCGATTCAACAGCAAGGCCGTTATCAAAAAATCGGCCTGCAACAACTGCTATGCGGCGAAGCCGGCGGCGAACTCTGCTTGCCGCGCGACGACTTGGAACTGGCATGTTTGCAATTGCTTTGCGCGATCACACAGGTACTGTTTACGCCCAAGGACAAAAAGGAACTGGGGCGGTTTGTTCAGCAGCCTTTGGCGCCGGAAATCTATGCCGAAGCCTGCAAGGATAAATTGGACTGGTTTGACTTGGACCATCCGCAAACGCCGTTTATGCAGATACGCGGCGTCAGCGCCAAAGAGCCTACCCCAATGGATAAATTGTTGGCCGGCGTCGCCGACGGCACCAATAAAAGCTTTGTTAATCCAGCCGGTTTGGGCGAAGCCTTGTGCGGTGGTTGTGCGGCAGTTGCTTTATTCAACGTCGCCAATAATGCGCCGAGCATGGGCGGCGGTTTTAAGGGAAGTTTGCGCGGCAGCACGCCAATTACGGTTCTGATCAAAGGCAAGGATTTAAGACAGACTTTTTGGCTCAACGTCTTGACCCAAGAATCTGCTGAATCGGTCCTGCCTTGGTATGAAAGGACAAAAGATCAACGCCCCAACTATTTGGATACTGTTAAAGCGGAAGAAAAAATTCCGGCGTCGGCCATCGGTTTGACTCGCGGATTGTTATGGCAACCCGCTCATTTCGAGTTATTACCCGTCGAAAAAAATGCAACATGCAGTTGCTGCGGCTGCGAGGAACCGGTTTACCGAGGATTCAAAAAAGCCAAATTCAACTACACCGTGGAAGGCGTTTGGCCGCATCCGCTATCATCCCGCACCTTCGCGATCAAAAAAGGTGAAAGGGAAGAAAAGTTTCCGTCGTTTACCACGACCGCGCCAACGTGGACGCATTTGAGTAAGTTGGTCGTCGATCAGCAAAACGATAAAGAAGGCCAGCAAGCCGCACCGGTACTTCAACAGGCCAGATCTTTTATGGCCGCTGGCAAGATTCAATTGATCGTCGGTGGTTACCGCAACAACCAGGCGACCGTGTTGGAGCGCCGTCACGAGCTTTTCAGCTTGGCGCAAGGCTGGGCGGAACACGGTTTGGTGATTCATAAGATCATTGAGGGCGGCTTGGCCTATAAAACCGCGCTACGCAAAGCACTCTATCTGTTCGCAGTTGGTGTGAAAGATAAAGTCCACGGCTCCGGGATTAATCTTTGCGACCCCGTTGAAGCGAATTATTACCAGCAAACCGAAAATCTATTGCACCAGACCTTTGCAGGAGTGGACTTTTCCGAACCCGACTCCACGCTGCAGGCGTTAAATCGAAAGCTCAAGACAGTCATAATCGATTTATTCGAGCAAGCAACCGATCCCTACCGGCAAGAACCCAAAATGTTGAAAGCGCTGGCGCTAGCCAGACGATCCTTACACAAATCTCTTAAAGACTTGGAGCCCGAAGGAGCTAAAGCATGA
- the casB gene encoding type I-E CRISPR-associated protein Cse2/CasB, protein MSEERNQGPDFVSLYERYQKLKPGSQAELKRVAQPDDLLEIPAFYRLLLDAKASKGMQRLVYCLPLIKHLDSGDSLGKSLAKADINEKRLFMVIRSQEPNDLIQLRRLLKQVEPKLDWLAAAKTLYYWNDRAKRQLLEDFFFYQNTKTKESA, encoded by the coding sequence ATGAGTGAAGAACGAAACCAAGGGCCGGATTTTGTCAGCCTGTACGAGCGTTACCAAAAACTGAAGCCCGGTTCGCAAGCCGAATTGAAGCGGGTAGCGCAGCCGGACGACTTGCTGGAAATACCGGCGTTTTATCGTTTGCTGTTAGACGCCAAAGCCAGCAAGGGTATGCAACGTTTGGTGTATTGCCTGCCATTGATTAAACATCTGGATAGTGGCGATTCGTTGGGCAAATCTCTGGCAAAAGCCGACATCAACGAAAAGCGCCTGTTCATGGTGATTCGTTCCCAGGAACCGAACGATTTGATCCAGTTGCGACGCTTGCTCAAACAAGTCGAACCCAAACTGGACTGGTTAGCGGCGGCCAAGACATTATATTACTGGAACGACCGCGCCAAGCGCCAATTGCTGGAAGACTTTTTCTTCTATCAAAATACCAAAACCAAAGAATCCGCTTAA
- the cas7e gene encoding type I-E CRISPR-associated protein Cas7/Cse4/CasC, producing the protein MNENFINFHVLISHSPSCLNRDDMNMQKSAIFGGKRRVRVSSQSLKRTMRHSDYYREHLGEPSIRTKHLWDPDKNNLKEFVFEALGNRYDKDLIQQTIEWLSAKKLDSESKVENDAVAPWVLEEISYFCEQIQSANAVTDDAKKKLQKQIEKDSQAFRQALAKGLDIALSGRMATSGLMSEVGKIDGSLAVAHAITTHAVDADIDWFTAVDDLQELGSGHLDTQEFSSGVFYRYASLNLKQLQVNLGLLTDIKAEETAEGRAKALDIAAHVLHMLATEVPSAKQQSFAAHNLADLALVSFSHQPISLANAFEEPVKPGKSGGFREPSIMALNSHWDKIHRGYGLEERCAEFALDEVVLPNDITAKPSLPDLEKWVRTNGQG; encoded by the coding sequence ATGAACGAAAACTTTATCAACTTTCACGTTTTGATTTCTCACAGCCCGTCTTGCTTGAACCGCGACGACATGAACATGCAGAAGTCCGCGATTTTCGGAGGCAAACGCCGGGTGCGGGTTTCCAGCCAAAGCCTGAAACGCACAATGCGGCATAGCGATTACTACCGTGAGCATTTGGGCGAGCCGAGCATTAGGACGAAACACCTTTGGGATCCTGACAAAAATAATTTGAAAGAATTTGTATTTGAAGCGTTGGGTAACCGATATGACAAAGACTTGATCCAGCAAACAATCGAATGGCTAAGTGCTAAAAAGTTGGACTCTGAAAGTAAAGTTGAAAATGATGCCGTCGCACCTTGGGTATTGGAAGAAATTTCCTATTTTTGTGAGCAAATTCAGTCAGCTAATGCAGTGACTGATGACGCAAAGAAGAAACTTCAAAAACAAATAGAAAAAGATAGCCAAGCGTTCCGCCAAGCACTGGCTAAAGGTTTAGACATTGCACTGTCCGGGCGAATGGCAACTTCCGGCTTGATGAGCGAAGTCGGCAAAATCGATGGGTCATTGGCCGTAGCCCACGCCATCACCACACACGCCGTCGATGCCGACATCGACTGGTTTACCGCCGTCGATGATTTGCAGGAATTGGGTTCCGGCCATTTGGATACCCAGGAGTTTTCGTCCGGCGTGTTTTACCGTTACGCGAGCCTCAACCTAAAACAACTGCAAGTCAATCTGGGTCTGCTGACGGACATTAAAGCAGAGGAAACCGCCGAAGGTCGAGCCAAAGCGTTGGACATCGCCGCCCATGTTCTGCACATGCTGGCAACCGAAGTGCCGAGCGCCAAACAGCAAAGTTTCGCTGCGCATAACCTGGCGGACTTAGCGTTGGTCAGCTTTTCGCATCAGCCCATTTCGCTCGCGAATGCCTTTGAAGAACCTGTTAAACCTGGCAAAAGCGGTGGTTTCCGCGAACCCTCTATCATGGCATTGAATAGCCATTGGGATAAAATCCATCGCGGTTATGGCTTGGAAGAACGTTGCGCCGAATTTGCTTTGGATGAAGTGGTTTTGCCTAACGACATCACGGCAAAACCCTCGTTGCCAGACTTGGAAAAGTGGGTCAGAACCAACGGCCAAGGATAA
- the cas5e gene encoding type I-E CRISPR-associated protein Cas5/CasD, which produces MRDYLILKLQGPMQAWGRESFEGLRPSELFPGRSALLGLLGACLGIDRIDREGQQALASSVSFAVRVDHQGQKMTDYHTVKNAREDYRGLKSHDTIQTWREYWQDARYTAAVWATDNPQIGLEDIEQALKRPLYTPVLGRRSCPLARPLFDCRISADSALAALALSGDTGTVYSEESSDNAIPLKKRDVPIIHQPRQFASRMLFMTNGQGAQYVSE; this is translated from the coding sequence ATGCGCGATTATTTGATCTTAAAATTACAAGGTCCGATGCAGGCCTGGGGGCGGGAAAGTTTCGAGGGTTTGCGGCCATCCGAATTGTTTCCGGGCCGAAGCGCATTGCTGGGCTTGCTCGGGGCATGTCTCGGGATTGATCGAATCGACCGTGAAGGCCAACAGGCTTTGGCGTCCAGCGTGTCTTTCGCGGTTCGGGTCGATCATCAAGGTCAAAAAATGACCGATTATCACACCGTTAAAAACGCCCGTGAGGATTACCGGGGGTTGAAAAGCCACGACACGATTCAAACCTGGCGAGAATATTGGCAGGATGCTCGTTACACGGCGGCAGTTTGGGCAACCGACAATCCGCAGATCGGTCTGGAAGACATCGAGCAAGCCTTGAAGCGGCCGCTTTACACGCCGGTGCTCGGGCGACGCAGCTGCCCGTTGGCTAGACCGCTGTTTGATTGTCGTATTTCTGCCGATTCGGCGCTGGCCGCTTTAGCGTTAAGCGGCGATACCGGCACGGTGTACAGCGAGGAATCCAGCGATAACGCAATCCCATTGAAAAAGCGCGACGTACCGATTATTCATCAACCAAGGCAATTTGCCAGCCGGATGCTATTCATGACCAACGGACAAGGAGCGCAATATGTTTCTGAGTAA